A window of the Gemmatirosa kalamazoonensis genome harbors these coding sequences:
- the hslV gene encoding ATP-dependent protease subunit HslV, which translates to MSAPTACILPRVRATTILAVRRDGEVALGGDGQVTVGDTVMKNNAQKVRLLRGGRLLAGFAGSVADALTLFEKFEEKLERYPGNVPRAAVELAKDWRSDRVLRRLEALLAVADREHGFVISGDGELIEPDDGILAIGSGGAYALAAARALVANTALPPRDVVRRSLEIAGEICVYTNTNIVVLEPTA; encoded by the coding sequence ATGTCCGCTCCCACCGCCTGCATCCTCCCGCGCGTCCGGGCCACCACCATCCTCGCCGTCCGCCGCGACGGCGAGGTCGCCCTCGGCGGCGACGGCCAGGTCACCGTCGGCGACACGGTGATGAAGAACAACGCGCAGAAGGTCCGCCTGCTGCGCGGGGGACGGCTCCTGGCCGGCTTCGCCGGCTCCGTCGCCGACGCGCTCACCCTGTTCGAGAAGTTCGAGGAGAAGCTGGAGCGCTATCCGGGGAACGTCCCCCGCGCCGCCGTGGAGCTGGCGAAGGACTGGCGCAGCGACCGGGTGCTCCGGCGGCTCGAGGCGTTGCTGGCCGTCGCCGACCGCGAGCACGGCTTCGTGATCTCCGGCGACGGCGAGCTGATCGAGCCGGACGACGGGATCCTCGCCATCGGCTCGGGCGGGGCCTACGCCCTCGCCGCCGCCCGCGCGCTCGTCGCGAACACCGCGCTGCCGCCGCGCGACGTCGTTCGCCGATCGCTCGAGATCGCGGGCGAGATCTGCGTCTACACGAACACGAACATCGTGGTGCTGGAGCCCACGGCGTAG
- the gcvT gene encoding glycine cleavage system aminomethyltransferase GcvT — translation MADAVTADALKRTPFHDIHRELGAKLVPFAGYEMPVQYPTGITAEHKAVRASCGVFDVSHMGEFIVRGVQAIEFVNHVTTNDVAKLEIGQVHYSTILNERGTIEDDCLVYRFADRVMMVVNGSNKDKDLAHVQRYAERFAVTVDDRTDDIALLAVQGPDAEAILQPLTKTDLSAIKYYWFTEGEMAGIPAVVSRTGYTGEDGFELYFDAANARPMWDALMATGRITPCGLGSRDSLRLEMGMALYGNDIDDTTTPLEAGLGWLVKMGKGDFVGRDALERQKAAGIPRRLVGFTSEERVFPRHGYPVFYENAPSGVVCSGTLSPSLGIPIGTCYLPTAAAKEGTAFELEIRGKRVGATVVKPPFYKHASHK, via the coding sequence ATGGCCGACGCCGTCACCGCTGACGCGCTCAAGCGCACGCCGTTCCACGACATCCATCGGGAGCTCGGCGCGAAGCTGGTGCCGTTCGCGGGCTACGAGATGCCGGTGCAGTACCCGACCGGGATCACCGCCGAGCACAAGGCCGTGCGCGCCTCGTGCGGCGTGTTCGACGTCAGCCACATGGGCGAGTTCATCGTGCGCGGCGTGCAGGCGATCGAGTTCGTGAACCACGTCACGACGAACGACGTCGCGAAGCTCGAGATCGGGCAGGTGCACTACTCCACGATCCTCAACGAGCGCGGCACGATCGAGGACGACTGCCTCGTCTATCGGTTCGCCGATCGCGTGATGATGGTCGTGAACGGGTCGAACAAGGACAAGGACCTCGCGCACGTGCAGCGCTACGCCGAGCGCTTCGCCGTCACCGTCGACGACCGCACCGACGACATCGCGCTGCTCGCCGTGCAGGGGCCCGACGCCGAGGCGATCCTGCAGCCGCTCACGAAGACGGATCTGTCGGCGATCAAGTACTACTGGTTCACCGAAGGCGAGATGGCCGGCATCCCCGCCGTGGTCTCGCGCACCGGCTACACCGGCGAGGACGGCTTCGAGCTGTACTTCGACGCCGCGAACGCGCGCCCGATGTGGGATGCGCTCATGGCGACCGGGCGCATCACGCCGTGCGGGCTCGGCTCGCGTGACTCGCTGCGGCTCGAGATGGGCATGGCGCTCTATGGCAACGACATCGACGACACGACCACGCCGCTGGAGGCGGGGCTCGGCTGGCTCGTGAAGATGGGGAAGGGCGACTTCGTCGGACGTGACGCGCTCGAGCGGCAGAAGGCGGCGGGGATCCCGCGCCGCCTCGTCGGCTTCACGAGCGAGGAGCGGGTGTTCCCGCGCCACGGCTATCCGGTGTTCTACGAGAACGCGCCGAGCGGCGTGGTGTGTTCGGGGACGCTCAGCCCGTCGTTAGGCATCCCGATCGGCACCTGCTATCTGCCGACCGCGGCGGCGAAGGAAGGCACCGCGTTCGAGCTCGAGATCCGCGGGAAGCGCGTCGGCGCGACGGTCGTGAAGCCGCCCTTCTACAAGCACGCGTCGCACAAGTGA
- the hslU gene encoding ATP-dependent protease ATPase subunit HslU — MPSKRTQQALARLADLTPRQIAAELDRYIVGQTEAKKAVAIALRNRWRRQRAPEALRDEISSNNIVLIGPTGSGKTEIARRLAKLAGAPFIKVEASKFTEVGYVGRDVESMVRDLVESAIDMVRTEREGEVEDLANERVDDRLLDLLLPSSRQGTDGTSREPAPDALAAGVFVVSPSGSVTPDHPIPVPSVGDGDADGDEDHDRYRRTRDKLRQLLIDGQLDGRDVEVEVEQRAPAFDMMASPGAPEGADAFGEWLREMLPKRKKKRRVKVSEARRILLDEELEKLIDLEDVTADALERVESLGIIFLDEIDKIATARGDHGGGPDVSREGVQRDLLPIVEGSNVPTRYGLVKTDHILFVAAGAFHVAKPSDLIPELQGRFPIRVELKPLTEEDFVRIMTEPENALTKQYQALVEADGARLRFTDDGIREVARTAARVNERMENIGARRLHTVMTTLLEDVLYELPDRGRDEIVVDAAMVRDRLKSVADDEDLRKYIL; from the coding sequence ATGCCATCCAAGCGAACGCAACAAGCGCTCGCTCGTCTCGCCGACCTGACGCCCCGCCAGATCGCCGCCGAGCTCGATCGTTACATCGTCGGTCAGACCGAGGCGAAGAAGGCCGTCGCCATCGCCCTCCGCAATCGGTGGCGCCGCCAGCGCGCGCCCGAGGCGCTGCGCGACGAGATCTCGTCGAACAACATCGTCCTCATCGGCCCCACCGGGAGCGGCAAGACGGAGATCGCCCGCCGTCTCGCGAAGCTCGCGGGCGCGCCGTTCATCAAGGTCGAGGCGTCGAAGTTCACCGAGGTGGGCTACGTCGGTCGCGACGTCGAGTCCATGGTGCGCGACCTCGTCGAGAGCGCCATCGACATGGTGCGCACGGAGCGGGAGGGCGAGGTGGAGGACCTCGCGAACGAGCGCGTCGACGACCGGCTGCTCGACCTGCTGCTGCCGTCGTCGCGTCAGGGCACCGACGGCACGTCGCGCGAGCCAGCGCCCGACGCGCTCGCGGCGGGCGTGTTCGTCGTCTCGCCGTCGGGGAGCGTGACGCCGGACCACCCGATCCCGGTGCCGTCCGTGGGCGATGGCGACGCCGATGGCGACGAGGACCACGACCGCTACCGCCGCACCCGCGACAAGCTGCGGCAACTGCTCATCGACGGGCAGCTCGATGGGCGCGACGTGGAGGTGGAGGTGGAGCAGCGCGCGCCCGCGTTCGACATGATGGCATCGCCCGGCGCGCCGGAGGGCGCCGACGCGTTCGGCGAATGGCTGCGCGAGATGCTGCCGAAGCGGAAGAAGAAGCGTCGCGTGAAGGTCTCCGAGGCGCGCCGCATCCTGCTCGACGAGGAGCTGGAGAAGCTCATCGACCTCGAGGACGTCACCGCCGACGCGCTCGAGCGCGTGGAGTCGTTAGGCATCATCTTCCTCGACGAGATCGACAAGATCGCGACCGCCCGCGGCGACCACGGGGGCGGGCCCGACGTGTCGCGCGAGGGCGTGCAGCGCGACCTGCTGCCGATCGTCGAGGGCTCGAACGTGCCGACGCGCTACGGCCTCGTGAAGACGGACCACATCCTGTTCGTCGCGGCCGGCGCGTTCCACGTCGCGAAGCCGAGCGACCTGATCCCCGAGCTGCAGGGGCGCTTCCCGATCCGCGTCGAGCTGAAGCCGCTCACGGAGGAGGACTTCGTGCGCATCATGACGGAGCCCGAGAACGCGCTCACGAAGCAGTACCAGGCGCTCGTCGAGGCCGACGGCGCCCGCCTCCGCTTCACCGACGACGGCATCCGCGAGGTCGCGCGCACCGCGGCGCGCGTGAACGAGCGGATGGAGAACATCGGCGCGCGCCGCCTGCACACGGTCATGACGACGCTGCTCGAGGACGTCCTCTACGAGCTCCCCGACCGCGGTCGCGACGAGATCGTCGTCGACGCGGCCATGGTCCGCGATCGCCTGAAGTCGGTCGCCGACGACGAGGATCTGCGCAAGTACATCTTGTGA
- the trmFO gene encoding methylenetetrahydrofolate--tRNA-(uracil(54)-C(5))-methyltransferase (FADH(2)-oxidizing) TrmFO yields MGVIHVVGGGLAGCEASWQLAERGHRVVLHEMRPLRTTPAHKSDRLAELVCSNTFKSTETTNAHGLLKAEMRALGSMILAAADEARVPGGSALTVDRELFARAVHERVHAHPNIRVDVGEVTDLPEPGIVATGPLTSESLTRAIAERLGTGALAFYDAIAPIVAGDSIDTSIAFRAARWGKETMAGAGGEGAYFNCPFTRERYEAFLDALVAADQYAGQAFDPIPYFEGCMPVEEMAKRGRDTLRFGPMKPIGLRDPRTGVRPWAVAQLRMEDRDGRMWNLVGFQTRMRTGEQQRVLRMIPGLEQAEFLRWGSIHRNSYVNAPAALAPHLALRDAPTTLLAGQLTGVEGYTESTATGLLAGINLDRMLRGDEPVLPPTTTMLGALYRYLRDADPAHFQPMNANFGLVDDLVEPVRDKQTKRLRLAERALADLVGWRDEWAVSIDARHLLSRT; encoded by the coding sequence ATGGGAGTGATTCACGTCGTCGGAGGAGGCCTCGCCGGTTGCGAGGCGAGCTGGCAGTTGGCGGAGCGGGGGCATCGCGTCGTGCTGCACGAGATGCGTCCGCTCCGCACCACCCCCGCGCACAAGAGCGATCGGCTCGCGGAGCTGGTCTGCTCCAACACGTTCAAGAGCACCGAGACGACGAACGCGCACGGCCTGCTGAAGGCCGAGATGCGCGCGCTCGGATCCATGATCCTCGCCGCCGCCGACGAGGCCCGCGTCCCGGGCGGCAGCGCGCTCACCGTCGACCGTGAGCTGTTCGCCCGCGCCGTGCACGAGCGCGTGCACGCGCATCCCAACATCCGCGTGGATGTCGGCGAGGTCACGGACCTCCCCGAGCCGGGGATCGTCGCCACCGGGCCGCTCACGTCGGAGTCGCTCACGCGCGCCATCGCCGAACGGTTAGGCACCGGCGCGCTCGCGTTCTACGACGCCATCGCGCCCATCGTCGCCGGCGACTCCATCGACACGTCCATCGCGTTCCGCGCCGCGCGGTGGGGGAAGGAGACCATGGCGGGCGCCGGCGGCGAGGGCGCGTATTTCAACTGCCCGTTCACGCGCGAGCGGTACGAGGCGTTCCTCGACGCGCTCGTCGCCGCCGACCAGTACGCGGGTCAGGCGTTCGACCCCATCCCGTACTTCGAGGGATGCATGCCGGTCGAGGAGATGGCGAAGCGCGGACGCGATACGCTGCGCTTCGGACCGATGAAGCCGATCGGCCTCCGCGACCCGCGCACCGGCGTGAGGCCGTGGGCGGTCGCCCAGCTGCGCATGGAGGACCGCGACGGCCGCATGTGGAACCTCGTCGGGTTCCAGACGCGCATGCGCACCGGCGAGCAGCAGCGCGTGCTGCGCATGATCCCGGGTCTCGAGCAGGCCGAGTTCCTGCGCTGGGGCTCGATCCATCGCAACTCCTACGTGAACGCGCCCGCCGCGCTCGCGCCGCACCTCGCGCTGCGCGACGCGCCCACCACGCTGCTCGCCGGCCAGCTCACCGGCGTCGAGGGCTACACCGAGAGCACCGCGACCGGTCTGCTCGCCGGCATCAACCTCGATCGCATGCTGCGCGGCGACGAGCCGGTGCTGCCGCCCACGACCACGATGCTCGGCGCGCTGTACCGCTATCTGCGCGACGCCGACCCGGCGCACTTCCAGCCGATGAACGCGAACTTCGGCCTCGTCGACGACCTCGTCGAGCCGGTGCGCGACAAGCAGACCAAGCGCCTGCGGCTCGCCGAGCGCGCGCTCGCGGACCTCGTGGGGTGGCGCGACGAATGGGCGGTGTCGATCGACGCGAGACACCTGCTTTCTCGGACATGA
- a CDS encoding glycoside hydrolase family 10 protein: MRRARLALAALALGTACAGDPTAPDAPTPTPTPVTPPPPPSDTAPTPRREFRGAWVATVSNVDWPSRAGLPAAQQQTELRNIVRNYVQTNLNAMILQVRPAADALYASPYEPWSRYLTGTQGVDPGYDPLAFAVKEAHAAGLELHAWFNPFRAGLAADTARFAATHVWRARRDLARVYGTQLWMDPGDPEVVERTVQVILDVVRRYDVDAVHIDDYFYPYQERDPKTNAILDFPDSATYARFNPRNLARADWRRDNINRFVERLYRQVHAVKPWVRVGISPFGIWRPGNPPGITGLDAYADIYADSRLWLTSGWADYLAPQLYWAIGAPQQSYTALNTWWALQNVVHMHLWPGVASYRVRDGTTSAFLPNEISDQVAVTRTIPGAPGNIFYNTTSLFSSVTGVARQLVSTVYQVPTLPPATPWLDPTPPGAPTVTATEGTPTAAGRVWTVHITPPAGEAVRWWVIQPRVAGQWTGPVVAFGDQLAVDLTLPSSTGGGRLEMVGVSGADAVWNVGLTAYWRPPAVAILHPR, translated from the coding sequence GTGCGACGGGCGCGCCTCGCCCTCGCTGCGCTCGCGTTAGGCACCGCGTGCGCCGGCGATCCGACGGCGCCCGACGCGCCGACGCCTACGCCGACGCCCGTCACGCCGCCGCCGCCCCCGTCGGACACGGCGCCCACGCCGCGGCGCGAGTTCCGCGGCGCGTGGGTCGCCACCGTGTCGAACGTCGACTGGCCGTCGCGCGCCGGGCTCCCCGCCGCGCAGCAGCAGACGGAGCTGCGCAACATCGTCCGCAACTACGTGCAGACGAACCTGAACGCGATGATCCTCCAGGTTCGTCCGGCCGCGGACGCGCTGTACGCGTCGCCGTACGAGCCGTGGTCGCGCTACCTCACCGGCACGCAGGGCGTGGATCCGGGCTACGACCCGCTCGCGTTCGCGGTGAAGGAGGCGCACGCCGCGGGGCTCGAGCTGCACGCGTGGTTCAACCCGTTCCGCGCGGGGCTCGCCGCCGACACGGCGCGCTTCGCCGCGACGCACGTGTGGCGCGCGCGGCGCGACCTCGCGCGCGTGTACGGCACACAGCTCTGGATGGATCCGGGCGACCCCGAGGTCGTCGAGCGCACGGTGCAGGTCATTCTCGACGTCGTGCGCCGCTACGACGTCGACGCCGTACACATCGACGACTACTTCTACCCGTACCAGGAGCGCGACCCGAAGACGAACGCGATCCTCGACTTTCCCGACAGCGCGACGTACGCGCGGTTCAATCCGCGCAACCTCGCGCGCGCCGACTGGCGACGCGACAACATCAACCGCTTCGTCGAGCGGCTGTACCGGCAGGTGCACGCGGTGAAGCCGTGGGTGCGCGTCGGCATCTCGCCGTTCGGCATCTGGCGCCCCGGCAACCCGCCCGGCATCACGGGGCTCGACGCGTACGCCGACATCTACGCCGACTCCCGGCTGTGGCTGACGAGCGGCTGGGCCGACTACCTCGCGCCGCAGCTCTACTGGGCCATCGGCGCCCCGCAGCAGAGCTACACCGCGCTCAACACCTGGTGGGCGCTCCAGAACGTCGTCCACATGCACCTGTGGCCCGGCGTCGCGAGCTATCGCGTGCGCGATGGGACGACGAGCGCGTTCCTGCCTAACGAGATCTCGGACCAGGTGGCCGTCACGCGCACCATCCCCGGCGCGCCGGGCAACATCTTCTACAACACGACGTCGCTGTTCTCGTCCGTGACCGGCGTCGCGCGCCAGCTCGTCTCCACCGTGTACCAGGTGCCGACGCTGCCGCCGGCCACGCCGTGGCTCGACCCGACGCCCCCCGGCGCGCCGACGGTCACCGCGACGGAGGGCACGCCCACCGCGGCCGGGCGCGTGTGGACGGTGCACATCACGCCGCCGGCCGGAGAGGCGGTGCGGTGGTGGGTGATCCAGCCGCGCGTCGCGGGGCAGTGGACCGGGCCCGTCGTCGCGTTCGGGGACCAGCTCGCCGTCGACCTCACGCTGCCGTCGTCCACCGGCGGCGGGCGGCTCGAGATGGTCGGCGTGTCGGGCGCTGACGCGGTGTGGAACGTGGGACTCACGGCATACTGGCGTCCGCCGGCGGTCGCGATCTTGCACCCCCGCTAG
- the bcp gene encoding thioredoxin-dependent thiol peroxidase produces the protein MLAPGDLAPDFTLPTDTGAPLTLSALRGRPVVLYFYPKDDTETCTKEACGFRDLFPRFDASGATVLGVSPDSVKSHAKFRQKYALPFTLLADAEHAVAEAYDVWHEKSMFGNTYMGVLRTTFVIDAAGRVARVFEKVRTAGHAAEVAAVVSELAGR, from the coding sequence ATGCTCGCCCCGGGCGATCTCGCCCCCGACTTCACGCTGCCCACGGACACGGGTGCGCCGCTCACGCTGAGCGCGCTGCGCGGCCGGCCCGTCGTGCTGTACTTCTACCCGAAGGACGACACCGAGACGTGCACGAAGGAGGCGTGCGGCTTCCGCGACCTCTTTCCACGCTTCGACGCGTCGGGCGCGACGGTGCTCGGCGTCAGCCCCGACTCGGTGAAGTCGCACGCGAAGTTCAGGCAGAAGTACGCGCTGCCGTTCACGCTGCTCGCCGACGCCGAGCACGCCGTGGCCGAGGCGTACGACGTCTGGCACGAGAAGTCGATGTTCGGCAACACGTACATGGGCGTGCTGCGCACGACGTTCGTCATCGACGCCGCGGGCCGCGTGGCGCGCGTGTTCGAGAAGGTCCGGACCGCCGGACACGCGGCCGAGGTCGCGGCGGTCGTGTCCGAGCTCGCGGGGCGCTGA
- a CDS encoding PEP-CTERM sorting domain-containing protein, which translates to MRRSLQAAAAAAVAALPSVAHAACDPSDFSNTSVAGYYAFVRLNQQVFNFSCLIQAAGSGYSVQGGTAGNTSVSLTASYATGASPGLNYTVGLNNSTASTNDIAFLFIAPLTHSIYTEPSSTIDYGVASQGRPGISIASIASGAAILSPTSGAVTQSNVPAYLVGTRTPVVVQTGNNFLVNLGVDLDPSGASCSIATLASNAPNPGVRKNDCHTSFDMGSGVGGGYYTLDSYAVSVSYRQNGGANTSSSATGAFALSAVPEPSTVTLMASGMLTLVGVGYSRRRRA; encoded by the coding sequence ATGCGGCGTTCCCTCCAAGCAGCCGCGGCAGCGGCGGTGGCGGCACTGCCGTCCGTCGCCCATGCAGCGTGTGACCCGAGCGACTTCTCGAATACGAGCGTCGCCGGGTACTACGCGTTCGTACGGCTCAACCAGCAGGTCTTCAACTTCAGCTGTCTGATCCAGGCCGCCGGATCGGGCTACTCGGTCCAGGGCGGCACCGCCGGCAACACGTCGGTGAGCCTCACGGCGAGCTACGCCACGGGCGCCAGCCCCGGGCTGAACTACACGGTGGGGCTGAACAACTCGACGGCGTCGACGAACGACATCGCCTTCCTGTTCATCGCGCCGCTGACGCACAGCATCTACACCGAGCCGTCGTCGACCATCGACTACGGCGTGGCGTCGCAGGGCCGTCCGGGCATCTCGATCGCCTCGATCGCGTCGGGCGCCGCCATCCTGTCGCCGACGTCGGGGGCCGTGACGCAGTCGAACGTCCCCGCCTATCTCGTCGGCACGCGCACTCCCGTCGTGGTCCAGACGGGCAACAACTTCCTCGTGAACCTCGGCGTCGATCTCGACCCGTCGGGCGCGAGCTGCTCCATCGCCACGCTCGCCTCCAACGCCCCCAACCCGGGCGTCCGCAAGAACGACTGCCACACGTCGTTCGACATGGGCAGCGGAGTCGGCGGCGGCTACTACACGCTCGACAGCTACGCGGTCAGCGTCTCCTACCGGCAGAACGGCGGCGCGAACACGTCCTCCTCGGCCACCGGCGCGTTCGCGCTGTCGGCCGTGCCGGAGCCGTCGACCGTCACGCTCATGGCGTCGGGGATGCTGACGCTCGTCGGCGTCGGCTACTCGCGTCGCCGCCGCGCCTGA
- the argF gene encoding ornithine carbamoyltransferase, whose amino-acid sequence MSAPAFPTGPAHRDFLAIPDFTRAELDALFDLAERMRRGEYSARPLAGKSLAMIFMKSSTRTRVSFEVGAWQLGGQALFLSPRDVQLGRGEPVADTARVLSRYVDGIMIRTFAHDEVEELARHATVPVINGLTDRLHPCQVLADLLTVRQRLGGYEGKKVAWVGDGNNMANSWINAAYRLGFELALACPEGYDPDAALLERARGAARVTLVRDPAEAVQGAHVVNTDVWASMGQEEEQAQRERAFARFQVDGALMRRAARDAVFLHCLPAHRGEEVTADVIDGPQSAVWDEAENRLHVQKAVMAALMGGERLA is encoded by the coding sequence ATGTCCGCCCCCGCTTTCCCGACCGGTCCCGCGCACCGCGACTTCCTCGCGATCCCCGACTTCACGCGGGCCGAGCTGGACGCGCTGTTCGACCTCGCCGAGCGGATGCGCCGCGGCGAGTACTCGGCGCGCCCGCTCGCCGGCAAGTCGCTCGCGATGATCTTCATGAAGTCGTCGACGCGCACGCGCGTGTCGTTCGAGGTGGGCGCGTGGCAGCTCGGCGGACAGGCGCTGTTCCTGTCGCCGCGCGACGTGCAGCTCGGACGCGGCGAGCCGGTGGCCGACACCGCGCGCGTGCTCTCGCGCTACGTCGACGGCATCATGATCCGCACGTTCGCGCACGACGAGGTGGAGGAGCTCGCGCGCCACGCGACCGTGCCGGTGATCAACGGGCTGACGGATCGCCTGCACCCGTGCCAGGTGCTCGCCGACCTGCTCACCGTTAGGCAGCGGCTCGGCGGCTACGAGGGGAAGAAGGTCGCGTGGGTCGGCGACGGGAACAACATGGCCAACTCGTGGATCAACGCGGCCTACCGGCTGGGCTTCGAGCTCGCGCTCGCGTGTCCCGAGGGATACGACCCCGACGCGGCGCTGCTCGAGCGCGCGCGGGGCGCGGCGCGCGTGACGCTCGTGCGCGACCCGGCCGAGGCGGTGCAGGGCGCGCACGTCGTGAACACCGACGTGTGGGCGTCGATGGGGCAGGAGGAGGAGCAGGCGCAGCGCGAGCGCGCGTTCGCCCGCTTCCAGGTGGACGGCGCGCTCATGCGCCGCGCGGCGCGTGACGCGGTGTTCCTGCACTGCCTCCCCGCGCATCGGGGCGAGGAGGTCACCGCCGACGTCATCGACGGGCCGCAGAGCGCCGTGTGGGACGAGGCGGAGAACCGCCTGCACGTGCAGAAGGCGGTGATGGCCGCGCTCATGGGCGGCGAGCGCCTCGCCTAA
- a CDS encoding pyridoxamine 5'-phosphate oxidase family protein, which produces MKAEDKNRDDDVSLDKKLDDLYALIDGIEVALMTTRRADGHLVTRPMQVQRRTAGTDLWFMTNVESHKLDELATDPHVNLGFYRDRTREWVSVSGMAVLTQDKRLVHDLYKPDWRAWLGDEGGARDGGPDDPRIALVLVEAHSVIYSKQDRPTPLVLFEIAKGIVTGQPPKVADMRTLSESEIQRAPGVETR; this is translated from the coding sequence ATGAAGGCCGAGGACAAGAACCGCGACGACGACGTCTCGCTCGACAAGAAGCTCGACGACCTCTACGCGCTGATCGACGGCATCGAGGTCGCGCTCATGACGACGCGCCGCGCCGACGGGCACCTCGTGACGCGTCCCATGCAGGTGCAGCGGCGCACCGCGGGCACCGATCTGTGGTTCATGACGAACGTCGAGTCGCACAAGCTCGACGAGCTCGCGACCGATCCGCACGTGAACCTCGGGTTCTACCGCGACCGCACCCGCGAGTGGGTGTCGGTGAGCGGCATGGCGGTGCTGACGCAGGACAAGCGTCTGGTCCACGACCTCTACAAGCCAGATTGGCGCGCCTGGCTCGGCGACGAGGGCGGCGCGCGCGACGGCGGCCCGGACGACCCGCGCATCGCGCTCGTGCTCGTCGAGGCGCACTCCGTGATCTACTCGAAGCAGGACCGCCCGACGCCGCTCGTCCTGTTCGAGATCGCGAAGGGCATCGTCACCGGGCAGCCGCCGAAGGTGGCGGACATGCGCACGCTCTCCGAGAGCGAGATCCAGCGGGCGCCGGGCGTCGAGACACGCTGA
- a CDS encoding YybH family protein, with protein sequence MRQCIAALALLVAAGCTAKKAESTDTTTPPAAVASNAANTRADEDSIKALGERWKQMLASKDTAGIAALYTDDGAEYAPNQPAAKGTAAVTKAWAGLYGLGKDVKLDFNASDLLVAQSGDVAVERGTYTLTWTDAKGKAMNDHGNYVTAFKKVNGQWKVLADINASEVPVAGM encoded by the coding sequence ATGCGTCAGTGCATTGCCGCTCTCGCGCTTCTCGTCGCCGCCGGCTGCACCGCGAAGAAGGCCGAGAGCACGGACACCACCACGCCGCCCGCCGCCGTCGCCTCGAACGCCGCCAACACCAGGGCCGACGAGGACTCCATCAAGGCCCTCGGCGAGCGCTGGAAGCAGATGCTCGCCAGCAAGGACACCGCCGGCATCGCCGCGCTGTACACCGACGACGGCGCCGAGTACGCGCCGAACCAGCCGGCCGCGAAGGGGACCGCGGCCGTCACCAAGGCGTGGGCCGGTCTCTACGGACTCGGCAAGGACGTGAAGCTCGACTTCAACGCGTCCGACCTGCTCGTCGCGCAGAGCGGCGACGTCGCCGTCGAGCGCGGCACGTACACCCTCACGTGGACCGACGCGAAGGGCAAGGCGATGAACGACCACGGCAACTACGTCACCGCGTTCAAGAAGGTGAACGGCCAGTGGAAGGTCCTCGCCGACATCAACGCGTCCGAGGTCCCCGTCGCTGGCATGTGA
- a CDS encoding tyrosine recombinase XerC produces MSDQVTDFLEHLAKERDVSPNTIKAYARDLGELTTFLAGFYGARPWSWSTVDRLAIRGFLGHLARRGLSKRSSARMLSAVRSFFRFLHREEVVDANPARAVGTPKLDKYLPKYLDRAQVDRLFAAVEGRARTEGRFVDVRNLALLELLYSAGLRVSEIQGVNRTDLDLVGQQLKVRGKGRKERIVPIGDHAVLALRNYESRRDDLARRLGGKIDRAAFFLTERGKRVSVRAIQSAVVALLRLVDEESGLSTHSMRHTFATHMLDAGADLRAVQELLGHASVSTTQIYTHTSVERLKQVYRKAHPRA; encoded by the coding sequence ATGAGCGACCAGGTCACCGACTTCCTCGAGCACCTCGCGAAGGAGCGCGACGTCTCGCCGAACACCATCAAGGCGTACGCGCGCGACCTCGGCGAGCTGACGACGTTCCTCGCCGGTTTCTACGGCGCGCGGCCGTGGAGCTGGAGCACGGTGGACCGTCTCGCCATCCGCGGCTTCCTCGGCCACCTCGCGCGTCGCGGGCTCTCCAAAAGGTCGAGCGCGCGCATGCTCTCCGCCGTGCGCTCGTTCTTCCGCTTCCTCCATCGCGAGGAGGTCGTCGACGCGAACCCCGCGCGCGCGGTCGGTACGCCGAAGCTCGACAAGTATCTGCCGAAGTACCTCGACCGCGCGCAGGTCGACCGGCTGTTCGCCGCCGTCGAGGGCCGCGCACGGACCGAGGGGCGCTTCGTCGACGTGCGCAACCTCGCGCTGCTCGAGCTGCTGTACTCCGCGGGGCTGCGCGTCTCCGAGATCCAGGGCGTCAACCGCACCGACCTCGATCTCGTCGGGCAGCAGCTGAAGGTGCGCGGCAAGGGGCGCAAGGAGCGCATCGTGCCGATCGGCGACCACGCCGTGCTCGCGCTCCGCAACTACGAGTCGCGCCGCGACGACCTCGCCCGTCGGCTCGGCGGCAAGATCGATCGCGCGGCGTTCTTCCTCACCGAGCGCGGCAAGCGTGTGAGCGTGCGCGCGATCCAGTCGGCTGTCGTCGCGCTGCTGCGGCTCGTCGACGAGGAGAGCGGCCTCTCCACGCACTCCATGCGCCACACGTTCGCCACGCACATGCTCGACGCGGGCGCCGACCTCCGCGCCGTGCAGGAGCTGCTCGGCCACGCCTCCGTGTCCACCACGCAGATCTACACCCACACGAGCGTCGAGCGGCTCAAGCAGGTGTACCGCAAGGCGCACCCACGGGCGTGA